Proteins from a genomic interval of Microtus ochrogaster isolate Prairie Vole_2 chromosome 24, MicOch1.0, whole genome shotgun sequence:
- the Tmpo gene encoding thymopoietin isoform X1 produces MPEFLEDPSVLTKDKLKSELVANNVTLPAGEQRKDVYVQLYLQHLTARNRPPLGAGANSKGPPDFSSDEEREPTPVLGSGTVAGRGRAAVGRKATKKTDKPRLEDKDDLDVTELSNEDLLDQLVRYGVNPGPIVGTTRKLYEKKLLKLREQGAESRSSTPLPTVSSSAENSRQNGSNDSDRYSDNEEGKKKEHKKAKSTRDFVPFSELASAPSGGFFQGISFPEISTRPPLGRTELQAAKKVHSAKGAEPALLGQGQTSIPSESSYDRCVEKSSPSSFQRELSARLASVAASPSLIRETTTSYCKDTVESIHRGGRRRAQPACTAGSEASEQSVLSSEREVLQESERSQVISPPLARAIRDYVNSLLVQGGAGSLPGASSSAPILDIESICKRLSQSGREESGSLSPPHKVPKLSETPVKEGNSGSRVASQDKPESEHMSAFAKSVVSRSLTTLGIETSKAHDKIDASDPSFPLHESILKVIEEEWQQIDRQLPSLACRYPVSPSEATQILSVPAVDDEIVGLVSETTPGAASQASSVESCDKHVDLALCRSYEAAASTVQIATHTAFVAKSLQADLSQAAQLISSDPNHPHRALEILSRAYDAASYLCDAAFDGVRASAHAMGSSTVGRRHLWLKDCKINPASKNKLTAAPFKGGTLFRGEVHKVIKKRGKKQ; encoded by the exons ATGCCGGAGTTCCTGGAGGACCCCTCGGTCCTGACCAAAGACAAGTTGAAGAGCGAGTTGGTGGCCAACAACGTGACGCTCCCGGCCGGCGAGCAGCGCAAGGACGTGTACGTGCAGCTCTACCTGCAACACCTCACGGCGCGCAACCGGCCGCCGCTCGGCGCGGGCGCCAACAGCAAGGGGCCCCCCGACTTCTCCAGCGACGAGGAGCGCGAGCCCACCCCGGTGCTCGGCTCCGGGACGGTCGCGGGTCGCGGCCGCGCCGCCGTCGGCAGG aaagccacaaaaaAAACTGATAAGCCCAGACTTGAAGATAAAGATGACCTCGATGTGACTGAGCTCTCTAATGAAGACCTTCTGGATCAACTTGTGAGATATGGggtaaatcctggtcccattgtgG GGACAACCAGGAAGCTGTATGAGAAAAAGCTGTTGAAACTGAGGGAGCAGGGGGCAGAATCGCGATCTTCCACCCCTCTACCGACAGTCTCTTCTTCAGCAGAAAATTCAAGACAGAACGGAAGTAACGACTCTGACAGATACAGCGACAATGAGGAAG gaaagaagaaagaacacaagaaagcGAAGTCCACTAGggattttgttcctttttctgaaCTTGCATCCGCTCCCTCTGGTGGATTTTTTCAGGGTATTTCTTTTCCTGAAATCTCCACCCGTCCTCCTCTGGGCAGGACTGAACTGCAGGCAGCTAAGAAAGTGCACTCTGCTAAGGGTGCTGAGCCAGCCTTGCTGGGGCAGGGGCAGACATCCATTCCTTCAGAATCTAGCTATGATAGATGCGTAGAGAAAAGTTCTCCGTCATCTTTTCAGCGTGAACTCTCTGCCAGGTTGGCCTCTGTGGCCGCTTCTCCTTCACTGATCAGAGAGACCACTACTAGCTACTGTAAAGACACAGTAGAAAGCATTCACCGTGGAGGGAGGCGTAGAGCCCAGCCGGCGTGCACTGCGGGGTCTGAGGCTTcggagcagtcagttctctctagTGAAAGGGAAGTGCTGCAAGAGTCAGAGAGATCCCAAGTCATTTCTCCACCGCTTGCCCGTGCAATCAGAGACTATGTCAATTCTCTGCTAGTCCAGGGTGGGGCCGGCAGTTTGCCTGGGGCTTCTAGTTCTGCCCCCATACTGGATATAGAAAGCATATGTAAGAGACTCAGCCAGTCTGGCCGTGAAGAGTCTGGatccctgtctcctccccacaaAGTCCCTAAACTCAGTGAGACGCCTGTAAAAGAAGGGAATTCAGGGTCACGTGTGGCATCTCAGGACAAACCTGAATCTGAACATATGTCTGCTTTTGCCAAAAGTGTTGTCTCTCGTTCCCTTACTACCTTAGGAATAGAAACGTCTAAAGCACATGATAAAATAGATGCCTCAGACCCGTCTTTTCCTCTGCATGAGTCTATTTTGAAAGTAATCGAAGAGGAGTGGCAGCAAATTGATAGGCAGCTGCCGTCATTGGCATGCAGATATCCAGTTTCTCCCAGCGAGGCAACACAGATACTGTCCGTCCCAGCAGTAGATGATGAAATCGTGGGGCTCGTTTCAGAAACCACCCCAGGAGCAGCAAGTCAGGCGTCCTCCGTTGAGTCTTGTGATAAACATGTGGACTTGGCTCTCTGCAGATCCTACGAGGCTGCAGCATCCACAGTGCAGATTGCCACCCACACTGCCTTTGTAGCTAAGTCTCTGCAAGCCGACCTGAGCCAGGCAGCGCAGCTTATTAGTTCAGACCCGAATCATCCACACCGAGCACTTGAGATTCTGAGCAGAGCCTACGATGCAGCTTCATATCTCTGTGATGCTGCATTTGATGGAGTGAGGGCATCTGCCCATGCCATGGGGTCTTCTACTGTGGGCCGGCGGCATCTGTGGTTGAAGGACTGTAAGATTAACCCAGCTTCTAAGAATAAGTTGACTGCTGCCCCCTTTAAAGGTGGGACATTATTCAGAGGGGAAGTACACAAAGTTATTAAAAAGCGTGGAAAGAAACAGTAA